In one Arachis duranensis cultivar V14167 chromosome 9, aradu.V14167.gnm2.J7QH, whole genome shotgun sequence genomic region, the following are encoded:
- the LOC107464183 gene encoding uncharacterized protein LOC107464183 isoform X2, translated as MVNLGRFCYVTIYCSRVKKGTMYTQDLRLWMLQEGFDHLSYKFLIHAGISDHEKMRICSTLKHEKLSAEAVRHFSRNLAFPSETKPRLNINRQNRMKSLLQKNDHLKSFFDSMFLKTFKNIIIDVKEDAKKETMLYDGDEGIHSSGTQLASLKKIENHTLSLSNAAVYYLLKLCIRLA; from the exons ATGGTCAATCTAGGCAG ATTTTGTTATGTCACCATTTATTGTTCAAGAGTCAAGAAGGGAACCATGTATACCCAAGACTTGAGGCTTTGGATGCTACAAGAGGGCTTTGACCACTTGAGCTACAAATTTCTG ATTCATGCAGGAATAAGTGATCATGAAAAGATGAGAATATGTTCCACAttaaagcatgaaaagttgtcAGCTGAAGCTGTGAGACATTTTAGTAGAAATCTGGCATTTCCTTCAGAAACAAAACCAAGATTGAATATAAATAGACAAAACCGAATGAAAAGCCTACTACAGAAAAATGATCACTTGAAAAGCTTCTTTGACTCCATGTTTCTCAAAACCTTCAAGAACATTATCATTGATGTGAAAGAAGATGCTAAAAAGGAAACAATGTTATATGATGGTGACGAAGGAATACATAGTAGTGGGACCCAATTGGCAAGTCTAAAGAAGATAGAAAATCATACTTTGAGTTTAAGCAATGCTGCTGTTTATTACTTGCTAAAACTGTGCATAAGATtagcttaa
- the LOC107464183 gene encoding uncharacterized protein LOC107464183 isoform X1: MPLEMRFCYVTIYCSRVKKGTMYTQDLRLWMLQEGFDHLSYKFLIHAGISDHEKMRICSTLKHEKLSAEAVRHFSRNLAFPSETKPRLNINRQNRMKSLLQKNDHLKSFFDSMFLKTFKNIIIDVKEDAKKETMLYDGDEGIHSSGTQLASLKKIENHTLSLSNAAVYYLLKLCIRLA, encoded by the exons ATGCCTTTAGAGATGAG ATTTTGTTATGTCACCATTTATTGTTCAAGAGTCAAGAAGGGAACCATGTATACCCAAGACTTGAGGCTTTGGATGCTACAAGAGGGCTTTGACCACTTGAGCTACAAATTTCTG ATTCATGCAGGAATAAGTGATCATGAAAAGATGAGAATATGTTCCACAttaaagcatgaaaagttgtcAGCTGAAGCTGTGAGACATTTTAGTAGAAATCTGGCATTTCCTTCAGAAACAAAACCAAGATTGAATATAAATAGACAAAACCGAATGAAAAGCCTACTACAGAAAAATGATCACTTGAAAAGCTTCTTTGACTCCATGTTTCTCAAAACCTTCAAGAACATTATCATTGATGTGAAAGAAGATGCTAAAAAGGAAACAATGTTATATGATGGTGACGAAGGAATACATAGTAGTGGGACCCAATTGGCAAGTCTAAAGAAGATAGAAAATCATACTTTGAGTTTAAGCAATGCTGCTGTTTATTACTTGCTAAAACTGTGCATAAGATtagcttaa
- the LOC107464183 gene encoding BTB/POZ domain-containing protein At3g22104 isoform X3: MINYKYNSDAARKSHDQLYIATDISLKIHAGISDHEKMRICSTLKHEKLSAEAVRHFSRNLAFPSETKPRLNINRQNRMKSLLQKNDHLKSFFDSMFLKTFKNIIIDVKEDAKKETMLYDGDEGIHSSGTQLASLKKIENHTLSLSNAAVYYLLKLCIRLA; encoded by the exons ATGATCAATTACAAATATAACTCAGATGCTGCAAGGAAATCTCATGACCAATTATATATTGCCACGGATATTTCTTTAAAG ATTCATGCAGGAATAAGTGATCATGAAAAGATGAGAATATGTTCCACAttaaagcatgaaaagttgtcAGCTGAAGCTGTGAGACATTTTAGTAGAAATCTGGCATTTCCTTCAGAAACAAAACCAAGATTGAATATAAATAGACAAAACCGAATGAAAAGCCTACTACAGAAAAATGATCACTTGAAAAGCTTCTTTGACTCCATGTTTCTCAAAACCTTCAAGAACATTATCATTGATGTGAAAGAAGATGCTAAAAAGGAAACAATGTTATATGATGGTGACGAAGGAATACATAGTAGTGGGACCCAATTGGCAAGTCTAAAGAAGATAGAAAATCATACTTTGAGTTTAAGCAATGCTGCTGTTTATTACTTGCTAAAACTGTGCATAAGATtagcttaa